The proteins below are encoded in one region of Phaseolus vulgaris cultivar G19833 chromosome 1, P. vulgaris v2.0, whole genome shotgun sequence:
- the LOC137814995 gene encoding uncharacterized protein isoform X1: MGSNLEPVPITSQKHDPAWKHVQMYKNGDKVQLKCIYCQKMFKGGGIHRIKEHLACQKGNASTCSRVPHDVRLHMQQSLDGVVVKKRRKQKIEEEIMSVNPLTTVVNSLPNNNQVDVNQGLQAIGVDHNSSLVVNPGEGMSKNMERRKKMRASKNPAAIYANSEGVVAVEKNGLFPKRVDNHIHMAIGRFLYDIGAPFDAVNSVYFHEMVDAISSRGAGFERPSHHELRGWILKNSVEEVKNDIDRCKMTWGRTGCSILVDQWATETGRVLISFLAYCPEGVVFLKSMDATEISTSADFLYDMIKQVVDEVGVGQVLQVITSGEEQYAVAGRRLTDTFPTLYWSPSAAHCIDFILEDFGNLEWISAVIEQAKSVTRFVYNYSAILIMVKRYTLGNDIVDPSFSQFATNFTTLKRMVDLKHNLQALVTSQEWADCPYSKKSAGLEMLDCLSSQTFWSSCDMIVRLTAPLLKVLRIASSEMRPAMGYIYAGIYRAKEAIKKALGKREEYMVYWNIIHHRWERLWHHPLHAAGFYLNPKFFYSIQGDIHSQIVSGMFDCIERLVSDTRIQDKIIKEINLYKSAAGDFGRKMAVRARDNLLPSEWWSTYGGGCPNLSRLAIRILSQTSSVMSCKRNQIPFEQIVNTRNYIERQHLTDLVFVHCNLRLRQMFTSKDQDFSDPLSFDTISYVDEWIRPRDLYIDEYGNSDWMALDPSSVNTMLLRPLNDEAEELDEGTLHVLRICLDKSLFKHLQKSKIRRKN; this comes from the exons ATGGGTTCGAATCTGGAACCGGTGCCAATTACATCCCAGAAACATGACCCGGCATGGAAACATGTTCAGATGTATAAGAATGGGGACAAGGTGCAGCTGAAGTGCATATATTGTCAGAAGATGTTCAAGGGTGGTGGGATTCATAGGATTAAGGAACACCTAGCTTGCCAGAAAGGGAATGCATCCACTTGCAGCCGTGTCCCCCATGATGTCAGGCTTCACATGCAGCAGAGTTTGGATGGGGTTGTGGTGAAGAAGAGGAGGAAGCAGAAGATCGAGGAGGAGATTATGAGTGTTAATCCTTTGACCACTGTTGTGAACTCGCTTCCCAATAATAACCAGGTTGATGTCAATCAGGGGCTGCAGGCCATTGGAGTGGACCACAATTCAAGTTTGGTAGTGAATCCTGGTGAAGGAATGAGTAAGAATATGGaaaggaggaagaagatgagAGCTAGTAAGAATCCTGCAGCAATTTATGCAAATTCGGAGGGTGTTGTTGCTGTGGAGAAGAATGGATTGTTTCCCAAAAGGGTGGACAATCACATTCATATGGCGATTGGTCGGTTTTTGTATGACATTGGTGCACCTTTTGATGCCGTGAACTCAGTCTATTTTCATGAAATGGTTGATGCAATTTCTTCAAGGGGGGCGGGTTTCGAGCGGCCCTCGCATCATGAACTTCGGGGTTGGATCCTGAAGAACTCTGTGGAGGAAGTGAAGAATGATATAGATAGATGCAAGATGACTTGGGGTAGGACTGGCTGTTCCATTTTGGTTGATCAATGGGCAACAGAAACTGGGAGAGTACTGATAAGCTTTTTGGCTTATTGTCCTGAAGGCGTTGTCTTTTTGAAATCTATGGATGCGACTGAGATTTCAACTTCTGCAGATTTTCTGTATGACATGATAAAACAAGTAGTAGATGAAGTTGGAGTCGGGCAAGTGCTGCAAGTGATTACGTCTGGTGAAGAACAATATGCTGTTGCTGGTAGACGGCTGACCGACACTTTTCCCACCCTTTATTGGAGCCCTTCTGCTGCTCATTGCATTGATTTCATACTTGAAGATTTTGGAAATCTTGAGTGGATTAGTGCAGTGATTGAACAAGCTAAATCTGTAACAAGATTTGTGTACAATTACAGTGCAATTTTGATTATGGTTAAAAGGTATACGTTAGGGAATGATATTGTGGATCCATCTTTTTCACAATTTGCAACAAACTTTACCACATTGAAACGGATGGTTGATCTTAAACACAATTTACAGGCCTTGGTGACTTCTCAGGAGTGGGCAGATTGCCCATATTCAAAGAAATCAGCAGGGCTTGAAATGTTAGATTGCCTAAGCAGTCAAACATTTTGGTCCTCGTGTGACATGATTGTTCGTCTAACAGCCCCTCTCTTAAAAGTTCTGAGAATAGCTAGTAGTGAGATGAGACCTGCAATGGGATACATTTATGCTGGAATATACCGGGCAAAAGAAGCAATTAAAAAAGCTCTCGGTAAGAGGGAGGAATACATGGTGTACTGGAATATTATACATCATAGATGGGAAAGGCTGTGGCATCATCCTCTTCACGCTGCTGGATTCTACCTTAATCCAAAGTTCTTCTATAGTATTCAAGGAGATATTCACAGTCAGATTGTCTCAGGAATGTTTGACTGCATAGAGAGATTGGTATCTGATACAAGAATCCAAGATAAAATTATCAAAGAGATAAACTTGTATAAGTCTGCTGCAGGTGACTTTGGGAGAAAGATGGCAGTGAGAGCAAGAGATAATCTGCTTCCTT CTGAATGGTGGTCAACATATGGAGGAGGCTGCCCTAACTTATCACGGTTAGCAATTCGTATTCTCAGCCAAACATCCAGTGTGATGTCCTGCAAGAGAAACCAGATTCCTTTTGAACAAATAGTCAACACAAGGAATTATATAGAGCGCCAACACCTTACCGATCTTGTCTTTGTTCACTGCAATTTACGATTAAGACAAAT GTTTACGAGCAAAGATCAAGATTTTAGTGATCCCCTATCATTTGACACCATTAGTTATGTTGATGAGTGGATTAGGCCAAGGGATTTATACATAGACGAGTATGGGAACTCAGATTGGATGGCATTGGATCCATCTTCAGTTAACACAATGCTTTTAAGGCCTTTAAATGATGAAGCTGAAGAATTGGATGAAGGTACACTACATGTGCTTAGGATCTGTTTGGACAAGTCTCTCTTTAAACACCTACAGAAAagtaaaataagaagaaaaaattaa
- the LOC137814989 gene encoding probable E3 ubiquitin-protein ligase RHC2A: MMSSGTSSYWCYRCSRFIRVLRHDAVVCPDCDSGFIEEIEHPPRSVHLDPRRRRFPAAAMYMIGQRPASDNAARPALRRTRRNGGDRSPFNPVIVLRGGAAATSASSEDESRGFELFYDDGAGSGLRPLPPSMSEFLLGSGFDRLLEQLSQIEINGIGRYEHPPASKAAIDSLPTIEIDDTHLAMESHCAVCKEAFELGTAVREMPCKHIYHPECILPWLALHNSCPVCRHELPADSSNVNSNANSNPPQNVGLNEEENVGLTIWRLPGGGFAVGRFSGGRRGAERELPVVYTEMDGGFNNGGEPRRISWSSRGNRGRESGGLNRFFRNLFGCFRGGVGSSGTNATQRSTSSRESMRASSSRSSMDPSPRSRRTWSMDVNSGMRAW, translated from the coding sequence ATGATGTCTTCTGGGACATCCTCGTACTGGTGCTACCGGTGCAGCCGCTTCATCCGCGTTTTGCGCCATGATGCCGTGGTCTGTCCCGACTGTGACAGCGGATTTATCGAAGAAATCGAACACCCGCCGCGTTCAGTTCACCTCGACCCTCGCCGCCGCCGCTTCCCCGCCGCCGCCATGTACATGATCGGTCAGCGCCCCGCCTCCGATAACGCTGCCCGTCCTGCTCTACGCCGCACCCGCCGCAACGGTGGTGACCGCTCCCCTTTCAACCCTGTTATCGTCCTCCGTGGCGGCGCAGCTGCCACCTCCGCTAGCAGCGAGGACGAAAGTCGAggctttgaactcttctacgaCGATGGTGCCGGTTCTGGCCTGAGACCCCTGCCTCCGAGTATGTCAGAGTTTCTTCTCGGATCTGGATTCGATAGGCTTCTGGAACAACTCTCTCAGATTGAGATCAACGGTATTGGAAGGTACGAGCACCCTCCTGCCTCAAAAGCAGCCATAGATTCGTTACCGACCATCGAAATCGATGACACTCACTTAGCCATGGAATCACACTGCGCCGTTTGCAAAGAAGCTTTTGAATTAGGTACGGCTGTGAGGGAAATGCCGTGTAAGCATATATATCACCCTGAATGCATCTTACCATGGCTTGCCCTTCACAATTCTTGTCCTGTTTGTCGGCACGAGTTACCTGCGGATTCCTCAAATGTAAATTCTAATGCGAATTCAAATCCACCACAAAACGTGGGCTTGAACGAGGAAGAGAATGTGGGGTTGACGATTTGGAGGTTGCCCGGTGGAGGGTTTGCTGTGGGGAGATTCTCCGGTGGGAGAAGAGGTGCTGAGAGGGAGCTTCCTGTGGTGTATACTGAGATGGATGGAGGGTTTAACAATGGAGGTGAGCCTAGAAGGATTTCATGGTCTTCTAGAGGGAACAGAGGGAGAGAGAGTGGGGGATTGAACAGGTTTTTCCGCAATTTGTTTGGTTGCTTCAGAGGTGGGGTTGGAAGTAGTGGTACTAATGCTACACAGCGTTCTACTTCTAGTAGAGAGTCTATGAGAGCAAGTTCTTCTCGTTCTAGTATGGATCCTTCTCCGCGGTCACGCAGgacttggtctatggatgtaaACAGTGGAATGAGAGCATGGTAG
- the LOC137816108 gene encoding thaumatin-like protein, with protein MSRNSSTLPNSMPTSSHYFLLFCFLISISHTDGTQLIVVNNCKESVWPAILGNGGQPSPKHGGFYLGSGEEVVVEVPEGWSGRIWGRQGCSFDQQTGKGSCQTGDCGGLLQCNGIGGVPPATLVEMTLGTSKSALHFYDVSLADGFNLPVSMKPLNGGGADCGAAGCEANLNVYCPSALVVERNGKVVGCKSACLAAKSDRYCCTGEFAERCKPTVFARLFKTVCPNAYSYAYDDSAVLKTCVAPRYVITFCPPH; from the exons ATGAGCAGAAACAGTTCCACTCTCCCAAACTCAATGCCTACTTCCTCACATTACTTCCTTCTCTTCTGCTTTCTAATCTCCATCTCCCACACAG ATGGGACACAACTCATAGTGGTAAACAACTGCAAAGAAAGTGTATGGCCTGCAATTCTCGGCAATGGAGGACAGCCTTCACCTAAACATGGCGGCTTTTATCTTGGAAGTGGTGAAGAGGTTGTTGTCGAAGTTCCTGAGGGTTGGTCAGGGAGAATCTGGGGCAGACAAGGGTGTTCCTTCGACCAACAAACAGGCAAAGGTTCTTGTCAAACAGGAGATTGTGGAGGCCTATTGCAATGCAATGGCATTGGTGGAGTTCCTCCTGCAACCCTAGTAGAAATGACCCTTGGAACCTCAAAATCAGCATTGCATTTCTATGATGTTAGTTTGGCTGATGGGTTTAACCTTCCCGTCTCAATGAAGCCACTGAATGGTGGTGGTGCAGATTGTGGTGCTGCTGGGTGTGAAGCTAACTTGAACGTTTATTGCCCTTCAGCCTTGGTTGTGGAGAGGAATGGGAAGGTTGTGGGGTGCAAGAGTGCTTGTTTGGCAGCAAAATCAGATAGATATTGCTGCACTGGTGAGTTTGCTGAAAGATGCAAGCCAACTGTGTTTGCTCGTCTCTTCAAGACCGTTTGCCCTAATGCTTATAGCTATGCTTATGATGATTCAGCAGTGCTCAAGACTTGTGTGGCACCTCGCTATGTCATTACATTCTGCCCTCCACATTGA
- the LOC137814995 gene encoding uncharacterized protein isoform X2, which produces MGSNLEPVPITSQKHDPAWKHVQMYKNGDKVQLKCIYCQKMFKGGGIHRIKEHLACQKGNASTCSRVPHDVRLHMQQSLDGVVVKKRRKQKIEEEIMSVNPLTTVVNSLPNNNQVDVNQGLQAIGVDHNSSLVVNPGEGMSKNMERRKKMRASKNPAAIYANSEGVVAVEKNGLFPKRVDNHIHMAIGRFLYDIGAPFDAVNSVYFHEMVDAISSRGAGFERPSHHELRGWILKNSVEEVKNDIDRCKMTWGRTGCSILVDQWATETGRVLISFLAYCPEGVVFLKSMDATEISTSADFLYDMIKQVVDEVGVGQVLQVITSGEEQYAVAGRRLTDTFPTLYWSPSAAHCIDFILEDFGNLEWISAVIEQAKSVTRFVYNYSAILIMVKRYTLGNDIVDPSFSQFATNFTTLKRMVDLKHNLQALVTSQEWADCPYSKKSAGLEMLDCLSSQTFWSSCDMIVRLTAPLLKVLRIASSEMRPAMGYIYAGIYRAKEAIKKALGKREEYMVYWNIIHHRWERLWHHPLHAAGFYLNPKFFYSIQGDIHSQIVSGMFDCIERLVSDTRIQDKIIKEINLYKSAAGDFGRKMAVRARDNLLPSEWWSTYGGGCPNLSRLAIRILSQTSSVMSCKRNQIPFEQIVNTRNYIERQHLTDLVFVHCNLRLRQMFTSKDQDFSDPLSFDTISYVDEWIRPRDLYIDEYGNSDWMALDPSSVNTMLLRPLNDEAEELDEGFDDDEIFSCGKDSEDENTVEKLVNQ; this is translated from the exons ATGGGTTCGAATCTGGAACCGGTGCCAATTACATCCCAGAAACATGACCCGGCATGGAAACATGTTCAGATGTATAAGAATGGGGACAAGGTGCAGCTGAAGTGCATATATTGTCAGAAGATGTTCAAGGGTGGTGGGATTCATAGGATTAAGGAACACCTAGCTTGCCAGAAAGGGAATGCATCCACTTGCAGCCGTGTCCCCCATGATGTCAGGCTTCACATGCAGCAGAGTTTGGATGGGGTTGTGGTGAAGAAGAGGAGGAAGCAGAAGATCGAGGAGGAGATTATGAGTGTTAATCCTTTGACCACTGTTGTGAACTCGCTTCCCAATAATAACCAGGTTGATGTCAATCAGGGGCTGCAGGCCATTGGAGTGGACCACAATTCAAGTTTGGTAGTGAATCCTGGTGAAGGAATGAGTAAGAATATGGaaaggaggaagaagatgagAGCTAGTAAGAATCCTGCAGCAATTTATGCAAATTCGGAGGGTGTTGTTGCTGTGGAGAAGAATGGATTGTTTCCCAAAAGGGTGGACAATCACATTCATATGGCGATTGGTCGGTTTTTGTATGACATTGGTGCACCTTTTGATGCCGTGAACTCAGTCTATTTTCATGAAATGGTTGATGCAATTTCTTCAAGGGGGGCGGGTTTCGAGCGGCCCTCGCATCATGAACTTCGGGGTTGGATCCTGAAGAACTCTGTGGAGGAAGTGAAGAATGATATAGATAGATGCAAGATGACTTGGGGTAGGACTGGCTGTTCCATTTTGGTTGATCAATGGGCAACAGAAACTGGGAGAGTACTGATAAGCTTTTTGGCTTATTGTCCTGAAGGCGTTGTCTTTTTGAAATCTATGGATGCGACTGAGATTTCAACTTCTGCAGATTTTCTGTATGACATGATAAAACAAGTAGTAGATGAAGTTGGAGTCGGGCAAGTGCTGCAAGTGATTACGTCTGGTGAAGAACAATATGCTGTTGCTGGTAGACGGCTGACCGACACTTTTCCCACCCTTTATTGGAGCCCTTCTGCTGCTCATTGCATTGATTTCATACTTGAAGATTTTGGAAATCTTGAGTGGATTAGTGCAGTGATTGAACAAGCTAAATCTGTAACAAGATTTGTGTACAATTACAGTGCAATTTTGATTATGGTTAAAAGGTATACGTTAGGGAATGATATTGTGGATCCATCTTTTTCACAATTTGCAACAAACTTTACCACATTGAAACGGATGGTTGATCTTAAACACAATTTACAGGCCTTGGTGACTTCTCAGGAGTGGGCAGATTGCCCATATTCAAAGAAATCAGCAGGGCTTGAAATGTTAGATTGCCTAAGCAGTCAAACATTTTGGTCCTCGTGTGACATGATTGTTCGTCTAACAGCCCCTCTCTTAAAAGTTCTGAGAATAGCTAGTAGTGAGATGAGACCTGCAATGGGATACATTTATGCTGGAATATACCGGGCAAAAGAAGCAATTAAAAAAGCTCTCGGTAAGAGGGAGGAATACATGGTGTACTGGAATATTATACATCATAGATGGGAAAGGCTGTGGCATCATCCTCTTCACGCTGCTGGATTCTACCTTAATCCAAAGTTCTTCTATAGTATTCAAGGAGATATTCACAGTCAGATTGTCTCAGGAATGTTTGACTGCATAGAGAGATTGGTATCTGATACAAGAATCCAAGATAAAATTATCAAAGAGATAAACTTGTATAAGTCTGCTGCAGGTGACTTTGGGAGAAAGATGGCAGTGAGAGCAAGAGATAATCTGCTTCCTT CTGAATGGTGGTCAACATATGGAGGAGGCTGCCCTAACTTATCACGGTTAGCAATTCGTATTCTCAGCCAAACATCCAGTGTGATGTCCTGCAAGAGAAACCAGATTCCTTTTGAACAAATAGTCAACACAAGGAATTATATAGAGCGCCAACACCTTACCGATCTTGTCTTTGTTCACTGCAATTTACGATTAAGACAAAT GTTTACGAGCAAAGATCAAGATTTTAGTGATCCCCTATCATTTGACACCATTAGTTATGTTGATGAGTGGATTAGGCCAAGGGATTTATACATAGACGAGTATGGGAACTCAGATTGGATGGCATTGGATCCATCTTCAGTTAACACAATGCTTTTAAGGCCTTTAAATGATGAAGCTGAAGAATTGGATGAAG GGTTTGATGATGATGAAATTTTCAGTTGTGGAAAAGATAGTGAGGATGAAAACACTGTTGAAAAGTTGGTAAACCAATAG
- the LOC137814994 gene encoding protein RADIALIS-like 3 produces the protein MASNSLDMNPSWTRLQNKQFEKALVLYDEDTPDRWHHIAKDVGDKSVEEVKRHYAILLEDVSRIESGHIPIPQYKFSENMHG, from the coding sequence ATGGCTTCAAATTCCTTGGACATGAACCCCTCTTGGACAAGATTGCAGAACAAACAATTTGAGAAGGCACTGGTCTTGTACGATGAAGACACACCAGATCGGTGGCATCATATAGCGAAGGATGTTGGTGATAAATCAGTGGAGGAAGTGAAGAGACACTACGCAATTCTTTTAGAAGATGTTAGTAGAATAGAGTCAGGGCATATTCCAATTCCCCAATACAAGTTCTCTGAAAACATGCATGGATGA
- the LOC137814992 gene encoding anaphase-promoting complex subunit 2 produces the protein MEELNSCFFNPAILDSLTEDSLHEIICSYNGFCAATQSLLTGNGDLSVGPDFVSHVQALCKHRLHSLVQDHFLRVLEETFERNGASRFWRHFDPYSHVAGLNKNDDLDIDEDEIQSVLYNALEEVTLEKQYQEKCLLMLVHGLQSYKDQMSEDKHDFEGERNYLTSKYQWIVSSVLMATLPRHFPVILHWYFKRKLEELSTIMDEEFCDDASQNKDGMDLDEKGKVCNKVGEMDVDECYNDHRFSENSRLVKNIGKVVLDLRNLGFTSMAEDAYASAIFLLLKAKVNDVAGDDFRSSVLQSIKSWIQAVPLQFLHALLVYLGDVVSYESTSSGLKSPLAPQPSSCCPGINTPSEGLVRWKLRLEYFAYETLQDLRIAKLFEIIVDYPESSPAIEDLKLCLEYTGQHSKLVESFISALRYRLLTAGASTNDILHQYVSTIKALRTIDPAGVFLEAVGEPIRDYLRGRRDTIKCIVTMLTDGTGGNSSSSGNPGDSLLEELNRDEEIQENAGVDDDFNSDDRQAWINAMRWQPDPVEADPLKGSRNQRKVDILGMIVGIIGSKDQLVHEYRTMLAEKLLNKSDYDIDSEIRTLELLKIHFGESSLQKCEIMLNDLIGSKRINSNIKATINQQPQTSVEVGDSAISMDVISATIISSNFWPPIQDEPLNLPEPVDQLLSDYAKRFSEIKTPRKLQWKKSLGTIKLELQFQDREMQFTVAPVHASIIMKFQDQPSWTAKNLGAAIGIPADALNRRIHFWISKGIITESQGEDSSDHVYTIVENMAETSKNGASTTGTQELLGGDEEEDRSVASVENQLRKEMTVYEKFILGMLTNFGSMVLDRIHNTLKMFCIADPPYDKSLQQLQSFLSGLVSEEKLELRDGMYFLKK, from the exons ATGGAAGAACTAAACTCTTGTTTCTTCAACCCTGCAATTTTGGATTCCCTCACTGAGGATTCTCTTCACGAAATCATCTGCAGCTACAATGGCTTCTGCGCCGCAACGCAATCCCTTCTCACCGGGAACGGCGATCTCTCCGTGGGTCCCGACTTCGTTTCTCACGTTCAAGCCCTCTGCAAACATCGTCTCCATTCCCTCGTTCAAGACCACTTTCTTCGAGTCCTCGAG GAGACTTTTGAACGAAATGGGGCATCGAGATTTTGGCGCCATTTTGATCCCTACTCTCATGTTGCGGGTTTGAACAAGAATGATGACCTTGAT ATTGATGAGGATGAGATTCAGAGTGTTTTGTATAATGCTTTGGAAGAGGTTACTTTGGAGAAACAGTATCAGGAGAAGTGTCTTTTGATGTTGGTGCATGGTTTACAATCTTACAAGGACCAGATGTCAGAGGATAAACATGATTTTGAAGGAGAAAGAAATTACCTTACTTCTAAGTATCAATGGATTGTCTCTTCTGTTCTTATGGCCACACTTCCTCGGCATTTCCCTG TTATACTGCATTggtattttaaaagaaaactgGAGGAGTTAAGTACGATCATGGATGAAGAGTTCTGCGATGATGCATCTCAAAATAAGGATGGCATGGATTTAGATGAAAAAGGAAAAGTATGCAACAAGGTTGGTGAAATGGATGTTGATGAGTGCTATAACGACCATAGGTTCTCAGAAAACAGTAGACTGGTGAAGAACATTGGAAAGGttgttcttgatcttagaaatCTAGGATTTACTTCCATGGCTGAAGATGCTTATGCTTCTGCTATATTTTTACTACTGAAG GCAAAAGTGAATGATGTAGCTGGTGATGATTTCCGGAGTTCTGTTTTACAATCTATTAAAAGCTGGATACAG GCTGTTCCTCTCCAATTTCTGCATGCACTTCTTGTCTATCTTGGCGATGTAGTTAGTTATGAGAGTACTTCATCAGGTTTGAAATCACCTTTGGCACCACAACCATCTTCATGCTGTCCTGGAATTAATACTCCCTCTGAAGGGCTAGTGAGATGGAAGTTGCGGCTGGAATATTTTGCATATGAAACACTGCAAGATTTAAGAATTGCTAAATTATTTGAGATAATTGTTGATTATCCTGAGAG CTCTCCTGCAATTGAAGACTTAAAATTGTGTCTTGAATACACTGGACAACATTCAAAGCTGGTGGAATCATTTATTTCAGCACTACGATATCGATTGCTTACTGCAGGTGCATCAACCAATGATATACTACACCAGTATGTTTCAACTATTAAAGCACTTAGGACAATAGATCCTGCAGGTGTTTTCCTTGAGGCAGTTGGTGAACCCATAAGGGATTATTTAAGAGGAAGGAGGGATACCATAAAGTGCATAGTAACAATGCTCACTGATGGGACTGGTGGAAATTCAAGTTCTTCTGGGAATCCTGGAGATAGCCTTCTTGAAGAGTTGAACAGAGATGAAGAAATTCAAGAGAATGCTGGTGTTGATGATGATTTTAACAGTGATGATAGGCAAGCATGGATCAATGCCATGCG ATGGCAACCTGACCCTGTGGAAGCTGATCCATTAAAGGGAAGCAGAAACCAAAGGAAGGTTGACATACTTGGGATGATTGTTGGCATAATTGGTTCAAAAGATCAACTAGTTCATGAATATCGAACTATGCTTGCTGAGAAACTTCTTAATAAATCAGATTATGATATTGATTCAGAGATACGGACTCTAGAACTCCTGAAG ATACACTTTGGAGAGAGTAGCCTACAGAAATGTGAGATTATGCTCAATGACCTAATTGGCTCAAAGCGAATCAACAGTAACATTAAAGCTACCATAAATCAGCAACCCCAGACAA GTGTTGAAGTGGGAGACAGTGCAATATCCATGGATGTAATTTCTGCCACTATCATATCTTCTAATTTCTGGCCTCCAATACAG GATGAACCCCTTAACCTGCCTGAACCTGTTGACCAGCTCTTATCTGATTATGCAAAGAGATTTAGTGAAATCAAAACTCCTCGTAAGCTACAGTGGAAAAAAAGTCTTGGAACCATCAAG TTGGAGTTGCAGTTTCAAGATAGGGAAATGCAATTCACAGTAGCCCCTGTTCATGCATCTATCATTATGAAATTTCAAGATCAACCAAG ttggACTGCTAAAAACCTTGGTGCTGCTATTGGGATACCTGCAGATGCTTTAAACCGGAGAATACATTTCTGGATAAGCAAG GGAATCATTACAGAGTCGCAAGGGGAAGATTCCTCTGACCATGTATACACCATTGTGGAAAACATGGCTGAGACAAGTAAGAATGGGGCCAGTACTACTGGTACTCAGGAACTTCTAGGAGGTGACGAGGAGGAGGACAGATCTGTGGCCTCTGTGGAAAATCAACTTCGTAAGGAAATGACTGTTTATGAG AAATTTATCCTGGGGATGCTCACAAACTTTGGTAGCATGGTATTGGATCGAATTCACAATACTCTCAAG ATGTTTTGCATTGCTGATCCCCCATATGACAAGTCACTCCAACAACTACAAAGCTTTTTATCTGGTCTGGTCTCTGAGGAAAAGTTAGAACTTCGGGATGGAATGTACTTTCTAAAGAAGTAG